Proteins from a single region of Cydia strobilella chromosome 2, ilCydStro3.1, whole genome shotgun sequence:
- the LOC134753679 gene encoding uncharacterized protein LOC134753679, producing the protein MGDKILVEQIIETIKQHPVLYDHKVPCRKDLSEALWEEIADTFDLDVQILKVKWKNLRDCYKKHIRAQTDDSKAVSSYKHWQWSKYLEFLRPHIRSNTNTEVVYHTEDTKEYSENILNIKLEEMDHTNFGSDFEATECISKQPTKNKEKHSKHNFGSDSDNLECVIEQPDSKKRRIHSDLNVDHVKTQNNRDVHEFDDIELIFLGYAKTVKKMPLKRQISVKMKIAKIMMEEELKCLE; encoded by the exons ATGGGAGATAAAATACTAGTAGAACAAATAATCGAAACAATAAAGCAGCATCCAGTTCTTTACGACCATAAGGTTCCATGCAGAAAAGATCTAAGTGAGGCGTTATGGGAAGAAATAGCTGATACATTCGACCTCGATG TACAAATCCTGAAGGTAAAGTGGAAAAACCTTAGAGATTGTTACAAGAAACACATAAGGGCGCAGACCGATGACTCGAAAGCAGTTTCATCATACAAACATTGGCAATGGTCTAAGTACTTGGAATTCTTACGGCCGCACATACgttcaaatacaaatacagaAGTCGTTTACCATACAGAAGATACGAAAGaatattctgaaaatatacttaatattaagCTGGAAGAAATGGATCACACGAATTTTGGGTCAGACTTTGAAGCTACTGAATGTATTAGCAAACAACCtacaaaaaacaaagaaaaacattcaaaacACAATTTTGGGTCAGACTCAGATAATTTAGAATGTGTGATAGAACAACCTGATTCGAAGAAGAGACGTATACATTCCGATCTAAATGTAGATCACGTGAAAACTCAAAATAACCGAGATGTGCATGAATTCGATGACATAGAACTGATATTTTTAGGGTATGCGAAGACTGTTAAGAAAATGCCTTTAAAGAGGCAGATCAGCGTAAAAATGAAGATTGCAAAGATAATGATGGAAGAAGAACTAAAATGTTTAGAATGA